A window of Leptospira fainei serovar Hurstbridge str. BUT 6 contains these coding sequences:
- a CDS encoding FliG C-terminal domain-containing protein — translation MESLSGNKNRAGRLLRILGEHLPPEVFRHLGPKDTSRLLESFHKSGKLEAKEERELLGSFLEGISSVTKEGLDKDTFALIQELESILKEGLSTEPDWLSELKEFNKEELSRIVAGEEPDRIAFILCFADPDVSARVLEEFPYELQENILLQIRDLDLSSESGKDSLERFLRFKKEAIKHPGISTPIRDRMGKRAADLLGKMDPQDSRKLFTRIREKNPAFAENINEHFFRMEDFLELNRENLNKFLSDIHPIVVAVAFRGTEPETRTQLLERMEPSLVSVVRLEEDSMGPISLAEIETAQNGILEIFKDSVESGRIKFRRNV, via the coding sequence ATGGAATCCCTGTCCGGTAATAAAAACCGGGCGGGTCGCCTCCTCCGAATATTGGGGGAGCACCTTCCCCCGGAAGTATTTCGCCACCTCGGTCCTAAGGATACGAGCAGACTCTTGGAGAGCTTCCACAAGAGCGGTAAGCTCGAAGCCAAAGAGGAACGTGAATTATTAGGCTCCTTTCTGGAAGGAATTTCCTCCGTCACGAAAGAAGGATTGGATAAGGATACGTTCGCCCTCATCCAAGAATTGGAGTCCATTCTTAAAGAGGGACTTTCAACCGAACCCGACTGGCTCAGCGAGCTAAAAGAATTTAATAAGGAAGAATTATCCAGAATTGTCGCCGGGGAAGAACCCGATAGAATTGCATTCATTCTCTGTTTTGCCGATCCGGATGTTTCAGCTCGCGTATTGGAGGAGTTCCCTTACGAGCTCCAGGAAAACATTCTACTTCAAATTCGAGATTTGGATTTATCCTCGGAATCCGGAAAGGATTCCCTGGAACGATTTCTACGCTTTAAGAAAGAGGCCATAAAGCATCCCGGAATAAGCACACCGATAAGAGACAGAATGGGGAAACGCGCCGCGGATCTGTTGGGAAAAATGGACCCGCAAGATTCTCGGAAATTATTCACTCGGATACGCGAAAAGAACCCCGCATTTGCCGAAAATATAAATGAACACTTCTTTCGGATGGAAGATTTTCTAGAGCTAAATCGGGAGAATCTGAATAAATTTCTTTCAGATATTCACCCGATCGTGGTCGCAGTTGCCTTTAGAGGAACCGAACCTGAAACCCGTACACAACTCTTAGAAAGGATGGAACCTTCTCTGGTTTCGGTCGTCCGATTAGAGGAAGATTCGATGGGTCCGATATCTCTAGCGGAGATCGAAACCGCCCAAAACGGTATTCTTGAAATTTTCAAGGATTCCGTAGAATCGGGAAGAATCAAGTTCCGGAGAAACGTCTGA
- the fliF gene encoding flagellar basal-body MS-ring/collar protein FliF gives MPEQLQKILNNIKEFVGSLDMTKKLILGGVALTVLVAVGLLATVSSQKNRIILFKDMTSKDFAEVTKKLDSMGYQYGTSDTSVVSVDPEQRQEIITKLAQENLIPAGVQGWELFNVEKFTETQFDKDIKKYRALKGAIEQSLMTLRPVDKAFVNIAIPEEELFSSNASPVKASVILHFIPGVDGMSKKEVKGIVNLVSRAVPKLKPENVVVADADGKIISDFEEDLEKERLELRVVQEKLRIQEEQRIQRLIDVRNTLRWYLGGEDRVDITRFEYMLNWDKESYKDNTVTPVVERPDDPNTPYSELKIVDGYSLKVSSKETSEQFNGRGFTPDGPAGSEPNLPPGYKDTDYQKAEYKKTENINNFEFNRRVSEVQKQPWKIEKVNLSVVIDGQWTKKEKEDGTGYDRTYIPVSDDDLRTIRKNLEAAVGIDKARGDQISVISIPKDRSAQFAAEDEELKKQKAIRQMVIASLVIILFLILTILIYRAIKKEIARRRRLREEELAAMQQMMREAALRVMDDGSAEVELSLDEKLRRELLENAINLSKEKPEEVAQLLRTWLSEEEAT, from the coding sequence ATGCCCGAGCAATTACAAAAGATTCTAAATAATATTAAGGAGTTTGTCGGCTCCTTAGATATGACCAAGAAGCTAATTCTGGGCGGTGTCGCTTTAACGGTTTTAGTAGCTGTCGGACTTTTAGCGACCGTTTCTTCCCAAAAGAATAGGATCATCCTATTCAAAGATATGACGTCTAAGGATTTTGCAGAAGTCACCAAAAAGCTGGATTCTATGGGGTACCAGTACGGAACTTCGGACACCAGTGTAGTGAGTGTGGATCCGGAACAAAGACAGGAAATCATCACTAAGCTTGCCCAAGAAAACTTAATTCCTGCCGGAGTTCAAGGCTGGGAATTATTCAACGTCGAGAAATTCACCGAAACTCAATTCGACAAAGACATCAAAAAGTATAGAGCTTTAAAAGGCGCCATCGAGCAATCCTTGATGACACTACGACCCGTCGACAAGGCGTTCGTAAACATCGCAATTCCGGAGGAAGAACTATTTAGCTCGAACGCTTCTCCGGTAAAAGCATCCGTGATTCTTCATTTTATCCCCGGTGTAGACGGGATGTCAAAAAAAGAAGTTAAAGGAATTGTAAATCTCGTTTCAAGAGCGGTGCCTAAATTAAAGCCGGAGAACGTCGTTGTCGCGGATGCGGACGGGAAAATCATCTCCGACTTCGAGGAAGATCTCGAGAAAGAACGACTGGAACTCAGAGTCGTGCAGGAAAAACTGCGAATTCAAGAAGAACAAAGGATTCAAAGATTAATCGACGTTAGAAATACTTTACGCTGGTATTTAGGCGGAGAAGACCGTGTGGATATTACGCGCTTCGAATATATGCTCAACTGGGACAAGGAATCGTACAAGGACAATACCGTAACACCCGTTGTAGAAAGACCCGATGATCCGAACACTCCTTACTCGGAATTGAAAATAGTCGACGGATACAGTTTAAAAGTTTCTTCGAAAGAAACCAGCGAACAGTTTAATGGTCGAGGTTTTACCCCGGACGGCCCGGCAGGAAGCGAACCCAACCTTCCGCCAGGCTATAAAGATACCGATTACCAAAAAGCCGAGTATAAGAAGACCGAAAACATCAATAACTTTGAATTTAACCGTCGAGTAAGCGAAGTCCAAAAACAACCCTGGAAGATCGAAAAAGTCAATCTCTCAGTGGTCATCGACGGACAATGGACCAAAAAAGAAAAAGAAGACGGAACAGGTTACGATAGAACGTATATACCCGTTTCCGACGACGATCTTAGGACGATCCGTAAGAACTTAGAAGCGGCTGTCGGAATAGATAAAGCAAGAGGCGATCAAATCTCCGTGATCAGTATTCCTAAGGATCGATCGGCGCAATTTGCCGCCGAAGATGAGGAACTGAAAAAACAAAAAGCGATCCGCCAAATGGTAATCGCGTCCTTAGTGATCATTCTCTTCTTGATTCTAACCATCCTAATCTACAGAGCTATCAAGAAAGAAATCGCAAGACGCCGCAGACTCCGCGAAGAAGAACTGGCAGCAATGCAGCAAATGATGCGTGAAGCAGCCCTCCGAGTTATGGATGACGGCAGTGCGGAAGTAGAACTTTCTCTCGATGAAAAACTTCGTAGGGAACTTCTCGAAAATGCGATCAACCTATCCAAGGAAAAACCGGAAGAAGTCGCACAGCTTCTGCGCACTTGGTTATCTGAAGAGGAAGCAACTTAA
- a CDS encoding M23 family metallopeptidase has protein sequence MKRGVYFFLIFVFSFRIHAVPKTFGALGSEIDYLDFGRSLVTPFSYSVSSIFHEEYGAFNLFDSDPKTHWYSASSLNPEWITVDFGSKRLINGIELVVPVFRGKRSVDEYEIQVLYQETWKTIFKNDRVELVNTHRIPPMDASLVRIYFPKKEDKSIVISEFKVLLNDIPLNEVPKRLTGYMYPVPEGLLPPKEAQLPGAPREYRNGIHKGLDIYFKKEKDGTTRKLTFSDSLISPGDGIVVRADLDYVPMTVSEFQFHSAQAQKNGVTYVEKDFGGRQVWIDHGNGVMSSFNHLSSIKKGLGIGSNVKAGEEIGTAGNSGLIGEAKESDENIHLHFEIWVDGEYLGAGVSGPQMRKLLQFFFSRSEFLLK, from the coding sequence ATGAAACGAGGAGTTTATTTTTTTCTTATCTTCGTATTCTCTTTCCGGATCCATGCCGTTCCTAAAACGTTCGGCGCCTTAGGCTCGGAAATCGATTATCTGGATTTTGGGAGATCGCTGGTAACTCCGTTTTCTTACTCCGTTTCGTCGATTTTTCATGAAGAATACGGAGCATTCAATCTTTTCGATTCCGACCCGAAAACTCATTGGTATTCCGCCTCAAGCCTAAATCCGGAATGGATAACCGTCGATTTCGGATCCAAACGTCTGATCAACGGAATTGAATTAGTCGTACCCGTCTTCCGAGGTAAGCGCTCCGTCGATGAGTATGAAATTCAAGTATTGTATCAGGAAACATGGAAGACGATTTTTAAAAATGACCGGGTGGAGTTAGTAAACACTCATCGCATTCCACCGATGGATGCCTCCCTGGTTCGGATATATTTTCCTAAGAAAGAAGACAAAAGCATCGTAATCAGCGAATTCAAAGTTTTACTCAACGATATCCCTTTGAATGAGGTGCCAAAACGATTAACCGGCTATATGTATCCCGTTCCGGAAGGATTGCTTCCGCCGAAGGAAGCTCAACTGCCGGGCGCACCGAGAGAGTATAGAAATGGAATTCACAAAGGTCTTGATATTTATTTCAAAAAAGAAAAAGACGGAACCACGCGGAAGCTTACCTTTTCCGATTCTCTAATATCCCCGGGCGACGGGATCGTAGTACGCGCGGACTTGGATTACGTGCCGATGACCGTATCCGAATTTCAGTTTCACTCCGCCCAAGCGCAAAAAAACGGAGTCACTTATGTGGAGAAGGATTTTGGGGGAAGGCAGGTTTGGATCGATCATGGAAACGGTGTGATGTCCTCTTTTAACCATCTATCCTCGATTAAAAAAGGACTTGGTATCGGATCTAACGTAAAAGCAGGGGAAGAAATCGGCACAGCCGGAAACTCCGGTTTAATCGGAGAAGCAAAAGAATCCGACGAAAATATTCACTTACACTTCGAAATCTGGGTCGACGGCGAATATCTTGGAGCCGGAGTTTCCGGACCGCAAATGAGAAAATTGCTTCAATTCTTTTTTTCTCGCTCCGAGTTTCTCTTAAAATAG
- a CDS encoding TrmH family RNA methyltransferase, with protein sequence MIEFEEVPNLTEARALNRYFSEMLSESRRQKIEEVLSFRTKYLTIVLEDIFQPFNASATLRTSECLGLSDVYAVENRNSYKPNAGVAKGAQKWLRIHRYQSMGEDNTTLCLRHLKESGYRIVATSPQDGETRHSLEDLPLDRPTAVLFGAEEIGLSAIALSQADFHLRLPMFGFTESYNLSVTVAIVLSHLIPRVRREVEGWTLNEEEAVHLRNFLYKKTINNGPVIEAEFLRRWRRV encoded by the coding sequence ATGATTGAATTCGAGGAAGTTCCGAACCTAACAGAGGCGCGAGCTCTCAATCGATATTTTTCGGAGATGCTATCCGAGTCTCGGCGTCAAAAAATCGAGGAAGTTCTCTCGTTTCGCACAAAGTACTTAACAATTGTGTTGGAGGATATATTCCAACCTTTTAATGCGAGTGCAACATTGAGAACTTCCGAATGTCTGGGTTTAAGCGACGTCTATGCGGTTGAAAATCGGAATTCATATAAACCGAATGCGGGAGTTGCAAAGGGAGCTCAAAAATGGCTGAGAATTCATCGCTACCAATCGATGGGTGAGGACAATACTACGCTTTGTTTGCGTCATTTGAAAGAATCAGGATATAGAATCGTTGCGACGTCTCCTCAGGACGGGGAAACCCGTCACTCGCTTGAGGACTTACCGTTGGATCGACCGACGGCAGTGTTATTCGGAGCCGAAGAAATAGGTCTTTCGGCAATCGCCTTATCCCAAGCCGACTTTCACTTGCGATTGCCGATGTTCGGATTTACCGAAAGTTATAATCTATCCGTAACCGTTGCGATTGTTCTTTCTCATCTAATTCCTCGTGTGAGGAGAGAGGTAGAAGGATGGACTCTCAACGAGGAAGAGGCCGTTCATCTGCGCAATTTTCTATATAAGAAGACGATCAATAACGGTCCGGTTATCGAGGCTGAATTTTTGCGCCGCTGGAGAAGAGTCTAA
- a CDS encoding DUF3089 domain-containing protein, translated as MSNRLASPDYSSLKYWASHPDKIDPADDVPKNSGFVDRQSDAKADVFFVHPTTLIIGGKYWNADLADESLNSKTDKGPIRSQASAFNDCCKIYAPRYRQATFYVFVEETSQGNAAIDFAYADVKNAFLYYIKNLNKGRPWIIASHSQGTRHVSRLLKEVISFSDYKRNLIAAYAIGFPYRAEEVGLPACESQESIGCVINWNSYKWGKAPNRLVDRFRTSLCVNPLTWKKDENYAAKELNLGGLPISFDRILPTIADAKCNDGILWVHEPDSRGFPTIGKDDTYHLVDYHLFYSNIRQNAKVRVEKFLSLTSGTK; from the coding sequence ATGAGTAATCGATTAGCTTCTCCGGATTACTCAAGCTTGAAATATTGGGCTTCGCATCCGGATAAGATCGATCCCGCCGACGATGTGCCCAAGAATTCAGGATTTGTAGATCGGCAATCGGACGCTAAAGCCGACGTATTTTTCGTACATCCGACTACGCTTATCATCGGCGGCAAATATTGGAACGCGGATCTGGCGGATGAAAGCTTAAATAGTAAAACCGACAAAGGACCGATTCGATCTCAGGCAAGCGCATTTAACGATTGTTGCAAGATTTATGCCCCTCGCTACAGACAGGCAACATTTTACGTTTTTGTGGAAGAGACTTCACAGGGAAACGCAGCAATCGATTTCGCCTATGCAGACGTCAAAAATGCGTTTTTGTATTATATCAAAAATCTAAATAAAGGTCGCCCTTGGATCATCGCTTCTCATAGCCAAGGGACTCGGCACGTTAGTCGACTTCTGAAGGAGGTCATATCTTTTTCCGATTATAAGAGAAATTTGATCGCTGCTTACGCCATCGGATTTCCCTATCGCGCCGAAGAAGTAGGGCTTCCCGCTTGCGAATCTCAGGAATCCATCGGATGCGTAATCAATTGGAATTCGTATAAATGGGGAAAAGCGCCGAATCGACTCGTTGATCGGTTTCGCACTTCCTTATGCGTAAATCCGCTTACATGGAAGAAGGACGAGAATTACGCTGCGAAAGAACTGAATTTGGGCGGTCTTCCGATAAGTTTTGATCGAATTTTACCGACGATTGCGGATGCAAAATGTAACGACGGGATTCTTTGGGTGCACGAACCCGACAGTAGGGGATTCCCGACTATCGGTAAGGACGATACGTACCATCTAGTCGACTATCATTTATTCTATTCGAATATTCGACAAAATGCAAAGGTACGTGTGGAAAAATTTCTTTCTCTAACTTCCGGAACAAAGTGA
- a CDS encoding TOBE domain protein yields MNSIRKPLHLFLSFVIIVLYSVSLSAKGKKAKYVTGEDLVRDPSKAVGETVRLSGNVSHVLYKGNSVRFVLQFSGKPVVLDSDDSGLINRVNVGAYVEVCGFYLKNKKLELDGKRTDMPSIVVEQPYCSN; encoded by the coding sequence ATGAACTCCATAAGAAAACCATTACATTTATTTCTTTCATTCGTAATTATCGTGTTGTACTCGGTTTCCCTTTCCGCAAAGGGAAAAAAAGCAAAATACGTAACCGGCGAGGATCTAGTCCGAGATCCGTCCAAAGCCGTAGGAGAAACCGTCCGATTGTCGGGGAATGTTTCTCATGTTTTGTATAAAGGAAATTCCGTAAGATTCGTACTTCAATTTTCCGGCAAACCGGTCGTTCTCGATTCCGACGATTCAGGATTAATAAATCGAGTCAACGTAGGTGCATACGTGGAAGTATGCGGTTTCTATTTAAAAAATAAAAAACTCGAACTGGATGGTAAGCGAACGGATATGCCTTCCATAGTGGTAGAACAACCTTATTGCTCGAATTGA
- the fliH gene encoding flagellar assembly protein FliH codes for MAKLVFKPIQIADMQDQVELQIPDKYKKFHRDEDAEEFEVDQEGNIIEQYQGPSIEEIEAELNRYKEETEESIKKMLEDSRRKAEEIEEEGRKKAFQMIQDSKEKIKLDEDSGKAKAEQILERAKMEAERMIKEAEMKTAEIEHEAYLKGFEAGREVGFRKGQGEVRRLIDRLGTIVGKAIDIRAELIQASEKQMVEMILIIARKIIKDEIIERKEIVLNNIREALKRIKDRDRVDIRVNFADLEITTAHKDELIKLMESLRKVNIYEDSRVDRGGVIIETDVGAIDARISTQLKEIEEAIRNAEPI; via the coding sequence ATGGCCAAACTCGTCTTTAAACCCATTCAAATCGCCGACATGCAAGATCAGGTCGAGCTGCAAATACCGGATAAGTATAAAAAATTCCACCGGGACGAAGACGCAGAAGAGTTCGAGGTCGACCAGGAAGGAAACATCATCGAGCAATACCAAGGTCCTTCAATCGAAGAAATCGAGGCGGAGCTAAATCGTTATAAGGAAGAAACGGAAGAAAGCATCAAAAAGATGCTGGAAGATTCCCGTCGTAAAGCCGAGGAAATCGAAGAGGAAGGCCGTAAGAAAGCTTTCCAAATGATCCAGGACTCGAAAGAGAAAATCAAACTAGACGAGGATTCCGGTAAAGCAAAAGCCGAGCAAATCTTGGAACGAGCCAAGATGGAAGCGGAACGGATGATCAAAGAGGCCGAAATGAAGACGGCCGAAATCGAACACGAAGCGTATCTCAAAGGCTTTGAGGCTGGTCGAGAAGTCGGGTTCCGGAAAGGTCAAGGAGAGGTTCGACGATTGATCGATCGCTTAGGAACCATCGTCGGAAAAGCCATAGATATTCGGGCCGAATTGATCCAAGCATCGGAAAAACAAATGGTCGAAATGATCTTGATCATCGCGCGCAAGATCATCAAAGACGAGATCATCGAACGAAAAGAAATCGTACTAAACAATATCAGGGAAGCTCTTAAAAGAATCAAGGATAGGGACAGAGTGGACATTCGAGTTAACTTTGCCGATCTTGAAATCACTACCGCACATAAAGACGAACTCATTAAACTCATGGAGTCTCTGAGAAAAGTCAATATTTACGAAGATTCTCGCGTGGACAGAGGCGGAGTTATTATTGAAACCGATGTCGGCGCAATCGACGCCCGTATTTCCACCCAACTCAAAGAAATCGAAGAAGCCATCCGAAATGCGGAGCCGATATAA
- the fliJ gene encoding flagellar export protein FliJ, producing MKRFRFRLDPVLRLRKIAEDKKLQELSELVAEINLRNLEIEENESKIQSIASTPLEGSSGLREYSYMQTYIRQLLTRNTELLEEIRSYDEPVSKKRAEVTEARKDKKVMELLKEKRFAEYIKRYKKGEQVEAEELFLVRYFREQREERDGIKETGRDPKVFTYDTGSVERTGAEDAGLSELRKLYERFKK from the coding sequence ATGAAGAGATTTAGATTTCGACTGGATCCGGTTCTTCGCCTTCGGAAAATTGCGGAAGATAAGAAGCTGCAAGAATTGTCCGAACTCGTAGCGGAAATCAATCTTCGAAACCTTGAAATCGAGGAGAACGAATCCAAGATTCAAAGTATCGCTTCTACCCCTTTGGAAGGAAGTTCGGGCTTGCGAGAGTATTCGTATATGCAAACTTATATTCGCCAGCTTCTTACTAGAAATACGGAACTGCTCGAAGAAATCCGTTCTTACGACGAGCCCGTATCGAAAAAAAGGGCCGAAGTTACGGAAGCGAGAAAAGATAAGAAAGTGATGGAACTCCTTAAGGAGAAGCGCTTTGCGGAATACATTAAACGTTATAAGAAGGGCGAACAAGTCGAGGCGGAAGAACTCTTCTTAGTCAGATATTTTAGGGAACAACGGGAGGAAAGGGATGGAATTAAAGAAACTGGAAGGGATCCGAAAGTATTTACCTACGATACGGGAAGCGTCGAGCGGACCGGTGCGGAAGATGCGGGACTTTCTGAGCTCAGAAAACTTTATGAGCGTTTTAAAAAGTGA
- a CDS encoding N-acetylneuraminate synthase family protein: MAFSKQFKLDGQRELGSDTPPFLIAEIGLNHNGDPEIGKRSIQAAKKSGANAVKFQTYHTQDFLDVSNPKAKVLVDIFKQYELSEALHRDFKKTAEDEGLFFFSTPLDSKSVDLLVSIGVGALKIASGDIVNKALLEKCASTKLPIFLSTGAADGFEVLRALEFLERQGVSDLLLFHCVSLYPTPPEKANLRTLSYYRHIFPGPLGFSDHTGGTLAGALAVSMGATALEKHFTLDKKLSGPDHIVSVDPTEFSAYAENARLAFHMRGERKKIVQPEEAAGRFFGRRSLYLGKDGNPIALRPDLSQENATYLDSWKIEEANTLLKEGAALKPGDAFRSEV, from the coding sequence ATGGCATTTTCGAAACAATTTAAATTGGACGGTCAACGAGAACTCGGTTCCGACACTCCCCCCTTTCTAATCGCGGAAATCGGACTCAATCACAACGGCGATCCGGAAATCGGAAAAAGATCCATACAAGCCGCCAAAAAATCGGGCGCGAATGCCGTGAAATTTCAAACCTATCACACTCAAGACTTCCTAGACGTCTCCAATCCGAAAGCGAAAGTTTTGGTGGATATATTCAAACAGTACGAACTTTCCGAGGCTCTTCATCGCGATTTCAAAAAGACCGCGGAAGATGAGGGACTATTTTTCTTTTCCACTCCTTTGGATTCGAAAAGCGTAGATCTGCTAGTATCGATTGGCGTAGGTGCGCTAAAAATTGCAAGCGGGGATATCGTAAACAAGGCACTTCTAGAAAAATGCGCGTCCACTAAGCTGCCGATTTTTCTATCTACGGGTGCAGCGGATGGATTCGAAGTACTGCGAGCCTTGGAATTTTTGGAACGTCAAGGCGTGAGTGACCTCCTACTGTTTCATTGCGTGTCTCTTTATCCCACTCCGCCTGAAAAGGCGAATCTAAGAACCTTATCTTATTACCGCCATATATTCCCGGGTCCTTTAGGATTTTCGGATCACACCGGCGGAACCTTGGCAGGGGCATTAGCGGTAAGTATGGGCGCGACCGCATTAGAAAAACATTTTACGCTGGATAAAAAACTTTCGGGTCCGGATCACATTGTCTCGGTAGATCCCACAGAATTTTCCGCCTATGCTGAAAATGCCCGCCTTGCATTTCATATGAGAGGGGAGAGAAAAAAAATCGTCCAACCGGAAGAGGCTGCGGGACGATTTTTCGGTCGCAGATCCTTGTATCTTGGAAAGGACGGGAACCCGATCGCGTTACGACCGGATTTAAGTCAAGAAAACGCAACCTATCTTGATTCATGGAAAATCGAAGAAGCGAATACCTTGCTAAAGGAAGGAGCAGCATTGAAGCCCGGCGACGCGTTCCGATCCGAAGTATGA
- a CDS encoding periplasmic-type flagellar collar protein FlbB has translation MASLTDKARAVYLVLLIFFLLLIGFFAFDYFQIIDASEFFPFLRKEPGLVNADSESPSELEKLEFRKEMERLAKDRDEILQKEEEIKKERERLDAELEKIGELKRGLTTKEKELKSAEAEKNSREKLVKVLADKVANMPPDNAVQMLTNWPDKDIIDVFIQMDKDAEQDGRQTITTYLLTLFPAERRATITNKWLSRSDTIRAPESSPESEEL, from the coding sequence ATGGCAAGCCTCACCGATAAAGCACGAGCTGTTTATCTCGTTTTATTAATATTCTTCCTCCTACTCATAGGTTTTTTTGCGTTCGATTATTTTCAGATTATAGATGCGTCTGAGTTCTTTCCGTTTCTAAGAAAAGAACCCGGATTGGTCAATGCCGACTCAGAATCGCCTTCCGAATTGGAAAAGCTCGAATTTCGAAAAGAGATGGAACGGCTCGCGAAAGATAGGGACGAGATCCTGCAAAAAGAGGAAGAAATAAAAAAAGAACGAGAACGTCTCGATGCCGAATTGGAAAAAATCGGGGAGTTAAAACGCGGGCTAACGACAAAAGAAAAAGAATTAAAGTCCGCAGAAGCCGAAAAAAACAGCAGGGAAAAGCTGGTCAAAGTTCTGGCGGATAAGGTAGCAAATATGCCGCCAGACAACGCGGTTCAAATGCTGACGAATTGGCCGGATAAGGATATCATCGATGTATTCATTCAAATGGATAAGGATGCCGAGCAAGATGGACGCCAGACAATTACGACTTATTTACTGACTTTATTTCCGGCCGAGCGTAGAGCTACTATTACGAATAAGTGGCTGTCACGTTCCGATACGATTCGCGCGCCGGAATCTTCACCTGAATCCGAGGAATTATAA
- a CDS encoding FliI/YscN family ATPase: protein MIEKKFHEKVDVISKYFLILDRTETIRKSGRVVRVAGNVIYSEGPPDSKIGEIMDVEKAGIEGYLQCEIVGFENHVYTLMPLGPVEGVYPDAFVFSSGRRLNVPVGRELLGRVLNGVGKPIDKKGLIITSDEKSPEGESINPLDRPIIRDILLTGVRAIDGILTVGRGQRLGIFSGSGVGKSSLLGMIARFTDADVNVIALVGERGREVNEFIERDLGKEGLARSVVFAATSDSPKMEQVNCALLATSVAEYFREQGLHVNLMMDSLTRFAHANREISVSNHEPPITRGFSSSVFSKLARLVERSGTSKGGGSITGFYTILTDTDEMEDPVADAVRGYIDGHIVLSRKIAERNHYPAIDIPASLSRVMQSITDEDHFMRAGMIRELVSTYNSVEELILLNAYVRGSDAKVDLAIRKKEKIDTFLRQKLSEKSPFPQTLSALRDILREEREEEEF, encoded by the coding sequence ATGATTGAGAAGAAATTTCACGAGAAGGTCGACGTCATCTCCAAGTATTTCCTCATCTTGGATCGAACAGAGACAATCCGTAAATCGGGTCGAGTCGTTCGAGTCGCAGGAAACGTCATATACTCGGAAGGACCTCCTGATTCGAAAATCGGCGAAATCATGGATGTCGAAAAAGCCGGCATAGAAGGCTATCTCCAATGCGAAATCGTCGGATTTGAAAATCATGTCTACACACTGATGCCGCTCGGCCCAGTCGAAGGAGTCTATCCCGACGCTTTTGTTTTTTCTTCGGGGCGACGCCTTAACGTTCCCGTAGGAAGGGAACTTCTCGGGCGCGTATTAAACGGAGTCGGAAAACCGATCGATAAGAAAGGCTTAATCATTACTTCCGATGAAAAATCCCCTGAAGGCGAAAGTATCAATCCTTTAGATCGCCCGATCATTCGTGATATTTTATTGACCGGCGTACGAGCGATCGACGGGATCTTAACGGTCGGTCGCGGTCAACGATTGGGAATTTTTTCAGGTTCCGGAGTGGGAAAATCCAGCCTCTTAGGAATGATCGCACGATTCACCGATGCGGACGTAAACGTAATCGCGTTAGTAGGAGAGCGTGGCCGAGAAGTGAATGAATTTATTGAGCGCGACCTCGGGAAGGAAGGTCTTGCAAGATCGGTCGTATTTGCCGCAACTTCCGATTCGCCGAAAATGGAGCAAGTCAACTGCGCCCTTCTGGCTACTTCCGTAGCGGAATATTTCCGAGAACAAGGACTTCACGTTAACTTAATGATGGATTCTTTGACTCGATTCGCTCATGCAAACAGAGAAATCTCCGTCTCCAATCATGAGCCGCCGATAACTAGAGGATTCAGTTCCTCCGTATTCAGTAAGCTCGCTAGGCTGGTCGAGCGTTCAGGAACTTCCAAAGGTGGCGGTAGCATCACCGGCTTTTATACGATCCTAACGGATACCGACGAAATGGAAGATCCCGTAGCGGATGCCGTGCGCGGGTACATAGACGGTCACATCGTTCTGTCTAGAAAGATCGCGGAGCGTAATCATTACCCCGCTATCGATATCCCTGCGTCTCTCTCGCGGGTAATGCAATCGATTACCGACGAAGATCATTTTATGAGAGCCGGTATGATACGTGAATTAGTTTCGACATACAATTCGGTCGAAGAATTAATACTTCTCAACGCGTATGTTCGAGGTTCGGATGCTAAAGTGGATTTGGCGATTCGGAAAAAAGAAAAGATCGATACATTTCTTCGACAAAAACTATCCGAAAAAAGTCCGTTTCCGCAAACGTTGAGCGCACTTCGCGATATTCTAAGGGAAGAGCGAGAGGAGGAGGAATTCTAA